A window of Oncorhynchus keta strain PuntledgeMale-10-30-2019 chromosome 27, Oket_V2, whole genome shotgun sequence contains these coding sequences:
- the ndufa4l2a gene encoding NADH dehydrogenase [ubiquinone] 1 alpha subcomplex subunit 4-like 2 isoform X3 produces MIRTAMEHVKRHPGLIPQLFFILLGMGGASLYLVRLAKGPHVTWNKKNNPEPWNQLDPTYQYKFVAIDTDYKNLKKEGPQF; encoded by the exons ATGATTAGAACAGCAATGGAACACGTAAAGAGGCATCCAGGG CTCATCCCCCAGTTATTCTTCATCTTGTTGGGAATGGGAGGAGCCTCGTTGTATTTGGTCCGTCTTGCAAAGGGGCCCCATGTCAC CTGGAACAAGAAGAACAACCCTGAGCCCTGGAATCAGCTTGACCCTACCTACCAGTACAAG TTTGTGGCCATCGATACTGACTACAAGAACCTGAAGAAGGAGGGACCTCAATTCTGA
- the ndufa4l2a gene encoding NADH dehydrogenase [ubiquinone] 1 alpha subcomplex subunit 4-like 2 isoform X1 produces MFKIAIEHVKRHPGLIPQLFFILLGMGGASLYLVRLAKGPHVTWNKKNNPEPWNQLDPTYQYKFVAIDTDYKNLKKEGPQF; encoded by the exons ATGTTTAAAATAGCGATAGAACACGTAAAGAGGCATCCAGGG CTCATCCCCCAGTTATTCTTCATCTTGTTGGGAATGGGAGGAGCCTCGTTGTATTTGGTCCGTCTTGCAAAGGGGCCCCATGTCAC CTGGAACAAGAAGAACAACCCTGAGCCCTGGAATCAGCTTGACCCTACCTACCAGTACAAG TTTGTGGCCATCGATACTGACTACAAGAACCTGAAGAAGGAGGGACCTCAATTCTGA